AACTGCCTGGCGATAGCGTAATAATACAGGCGGAATTAGCACTCGCGGCTTGTGAGTGCTAAAAATCTGTGGGGCAAAGCCCTCACCAACAACCCGGAGGTCTATTCATGCAGTTAAAACCATTAGGCGATAAGGTCGTCGTCGAGGTCATCGACGAGCCTACCACCACCGCCAGCGGCATCGTCCTGCCCGACACCGCCAAGGAGAAGAGCCAGCGCGGCAAGGTGCTCGCGGTCGGCTCGGGCAAGGTGCTCGACTCGGGCCAGCGCGTCGACCTCGAGGTGAGAGAAGGCGACACCGTGGTCTTCGCCAAGTACGGCGGCACCGAGATCAGCCTAGACGGCAAAGACCTGATGATTTTGAGCGAACGCGATATTCACGCGGTCGTCCAGTAAAGGAGCAGTCATGGCTAAAGAACTAGTTTTCCAAGAAGAAGCCCGTCGCAGCTTGGAGCGCGGCGTCAACGCCGTCGCCAACGCGGTCAAAGTCACCTTGGGCCCCAGGGGCCGTAACGTGGTCCTCGAGAAGAAGTTCGGCTCGCCGACCATCACCAAGGACGGCGTGACCGTCGCCAAGGACATCGAACTCTCCAACGGCTTGGAGAACATCGGCGCCAAGCTGCTCATCGAGATCGCCAGCAAGACCAACGACATCACCGGTGACGGCACCACCACCGCCACCGTGCTCGGCCAGTCGATCGTCCGCGAGGGCCTCCGCAACGTCGCCGCCGGCGCCAACCCGCTGGCCCTAAAGCGCGGTATCGACAAGGCCGTCGAAGTGGCCGTCGCAGAGATCCGCACCATGGCCAAGTCGATCGAGGACTCCAAGGCCATCGCCGAAGTCGCCGCCATCAGCGCCAACAGCCGTGAGATCGGCGACCTGATCGCCGAGGCGATGGACAAGGTCGGCAAGGACGGCGTCATCACCGTCGAGGAGTCGAAGACTTTAGACACCGACCTCACCGTGGTCGAGGGCATGCAGTTCGACAAGGGCTACCTTAGCCCCTACTTCATCACCGACTCCGAGGCGATGGAAGTGGTCTTAGAAGACGCCTACATCCTCATCCACGAGAAGAAGATCTCGGCCTTGAAGGACCTCCTGCCGGTCCTGGAGCAGGTCGCCCAGACCGGCAAGCCGCTGCTCATCATCGCCGAGGACATCGAAGGCGAAGCACTCGCCACCCTGGTCGTCAACAAGCTGCGCGGCACCCTGAACATCGCCGCGGTCAAGGCCCCCGGCTTCGGCGACCGCCGCAAGGAGATGCTCAAGGACATCGCCTCGGTCACCGGCGGCGAAGTGGTCAGCGAAGAGCTCGGCCTCAAGCTCGAGAACACCAAGATGGACATGCTCGGCCGCGCCAAGCGCATCCGCATCTCCAAGGACGAAACTACCGTCATCGAGGGCCAGGGCGACACCAAGGGCATCGAAGCCCGCGTCAAGGCGATCCGCGGCGAGATCGACAACACCGACTCCGACTATGCCCGCGAGAAGCTCCAGGAGCGCCTCGCCAAGCTGGCCGGCGGCGTCGCGGTGATCCGCGTCGGCGCGGCCACCGAGACCGAGCTCAAGGAGAAGAAGCACCGCTTCGAGGATGCGCTCTCGACCGCCCGTTCGGCCGTCGAAGAGGGCGTCGTCGCCGGTGGCGGCGTCACCCTGATCCACGCCATCGGCGCGGTCGAAGGGCTGCTCGCTAGCCTCGAAGGCGACGAGAAGACCGGCGCCCGCATTTTGATGCGCGCGCTCGAGGAGCCGGCCCGCCAGATCGCCTTGAACGCCGGCGCCGAAGGTTCCGTCGTCGTCAACGCCATCAAGGGCAAGAACGACGGCCGCTACGGCTACAACGCCGAGACCGGCGAGTTCGTCGACGACATGATCAAAGCCGGCATCGTCGACCCCGCCAAGGTGACCCGCGCCGCCCTGCAGAACGCGGCCTCGATCGGCTCGCTGCTGCTGACCACCGAAGCGGTCATCGCCGACAAGCCCGAGAAGGAAAAGGGCGCCCCCGGCGGCGCCCCCGACATGGGCGGTATGGGCGGCATGGGCGGCATGGACTTCTAGACGCTCACGTTCAGACAGCTCAACCAGACAGCTCAACCAGACAGTCAGGCGGCCTTCGGGCCGCCTTTCTTGCTTCCTCTAATCTTGCGGACGACGCGGAGCCGCCGTGAAGAGAAGCACGGCCCAGCCGCTGATCATCGAGACGCCGCCGATGGGCGCCACCGCGCCGAGCCAGCCCGCGCCGGTAAAGACCAGTCCGTAGAGGCTGCCCGAAAAGACGAGGCTGCCGAAGAGGAAAAAGGGCGCGGCCCTATGCGTCCCCCTCGGCAGGGCGGCGAGCGCCAAGAGCGCCAGGGCGTGAAACATCTGGTAGCGCACCGCCGTCTCGAAGGTGATGAGTCGCCGCGGCTCGATCACGCCCTCGAGCGCGTGCGTACCAAAGGCGCCGAAGGCCACCGCCAGCCCGCCCAGGAGGGCCGCCGCTTGCAGCGGGGAGGGGCGCATCAGCCCCCCCGGCCTCCCTTGTTCTTGGCCTGGCGGCGCACGGCCATCACCCGCCCGATCTCCTCGCGGAGCTCGCCGAGGTCCAGTTCGTCGTGGCTGCCGCCGTGGTCGAGAATCTCCTGCACCAGCCTGTTGAAGGCGTCCACGCAGGGGTCGGGCGCGGGCGCCTCGCTGCTCAGGCGGCCGAGTTCTTTCACCTGCTCGCCATACTTTTGCTCTTCGCGTTCCCGGCAGTCCTTGAGCTGCGCGATAGCGGCGTCGATGGTCTGGGGATTGTTCGGACTCATAAAGGCTTCCTTTCGCCTTAGCCAAAGCTTTCGCCTTAGCCAAATATGTAACACAAAGAGGGCTGAGAAACCTGGCTGCACGCCCGCTGCTACACGACCGACCCCAAAAAGCGCCGGAGCCGCACAGCGAGCTGCGG
Above is a window of Deinococcota bacterium DNA encoding:
- a CDS encoding DUF423 domain-containing protein; its protein translation is MRPSPLQAAALLGGLAVAFGAFGTHALEGVIEPRRLITFETAVRYQMFHALALLALAALPRGTHRAAPFFLFGSLVFSGSLYGLVFTGAGWLGAVAPIGGVSMISGWAVLLFTAAPRRPQD
- the groES gene encoding co-chaperone GroES; amino-acid sequence: MQLKPLGDKVVVEVIDEPTTTASGIVLPDTAKEKSQRGKVLAVGSGKVLDSGQRVDLEVREGDTVVFAKYGGTEISLDGKDLMILSERDIHAVVQ
- the groL gene encoding chaperonin GroEL (60 kDa chaperone family; promotes refolding of misfolded polypeptides especially under stressful conditions; forms two stacked rings of heptamers to form a barrel-shaped 14mer; ends can be capped by GroES; misfolded proteins enter the barrel where they are refolded when GroES binds), whose amino-acid sequence is MAKELVFQEEARRSLERGVNAVANAVKVTLGPRGRNVVLEKKFGSPTITKDGVTVAKDIELSNGLENIGAKLLIEIASKTNDITGDGTTTATVLGQSIVREGLRNVAAGANPLALKRGIDKAVEVAVAEIRTMAKSIEDSKAIAEVAAISANSREIGDLIAEAMDKVGKDGVITVEESKTLDTDLTVVEGMQFDKGYLSPYFITDSEAMEVVLEDAYILIHEKKISALKDLLPVLEQVAQTGKPLLIIAEDIEGEALATLVVNKLRGTLNIAAVKAPGFGDRRKEMLKDIASVTGGEVVSEELGLKLENTKMDMLGRAKRIRISKDETTVIEGQGDTKGIEARVKAIRGEIDNTDSDYAREKLQERLAKLAGGVAVIRVGAATETELKEKKHRFEDALSTARSAVEEGVVAGGGVTLIHAIGAVEGLLASLEGDEKTGARILMRALEEPARQIALNAGAEGSVVVNAIKGKNDGRYGYNAETGEFVDDMIKAGIVDPAKVTRAALQNAASIGSLLLTTEAVIADKPEKEKGAPGGAPDMGGMGGMGGMDF